From the genome of Nasonia vitripennis strain AsymCx chromosome 1, Nvit_psr_1.1, whole genome shotgun sequence, one region includes:
- the LOC100115092 gene encoding nuclear transcription factor Y subunit alpha-like — MSTMGIAVYGNNNRVDGGNAGEQLMLLRTLQDNERNIIGNNNRAPQALAPKNNVSVINVNTSVNQQIQQHQQNENEQATRRPTNQQQNNVLPPYDPSRLKKHGKNGQPPPIAVAKRNARERNRVKQVNNGFATLRQHIPSHVAQGYGDRGKKLSKVETLRMAVEYIRGLQRLLAEADGLDYDAVNASSRANNDSSIMIPSPTGSVYSSSTHNGSGDVLCLAGSELDEQQSIAGGETVVMDDDVDGEGYLLEEEDEDDEKKEGRDPKRFRDDGGAQNRLSENQNRSSAARRRRNSPTTYYVSRQSTFGDEENIEPLVNRNNNNNINNNNLLTSFSPILLQSSPTNASLPPIKREIRLIDEDETQRSNEEDPTNAVILASSSPYSGEILIENPETGRLMPLKLEDHEAAAAAASAQLVYVAASAEGLPTTTYYKHDLVEGSTEFMDVVSWWEQEQGRLVHQLQGHHHQVVHQHQPTTHQQQLTAQQRLTHV, encoded by the exons ATGTCGACAATGGGCATAGCTGTCTACGGCAACAATAACAGAGTGGACGGCGGCAACGCGGGTGAGCAGCTGATGCTACTGCGCACTCTTCAGGACAACGAGCGCAACATCATCGGTAACAACAATCGCGCTCCTCAAGCTCTGGCGCCGAAGAACAACGTCAGCGTCATCAACGTCAATACCAGTGTTAACCAGCAGAttcagcagcatcagcagaaCGAGAACGAGCAGGCCACGAGGCGGCCGACGAATCAACAGCAGAACAATGTGCTGCCGCCCTACGATCCGTCCAGGTTGAAGAAGCATGGCAAAAACGGCCAACCGCCACCGATCGCTGTTGCCAAGAGGAATGCCAGGGAGAGGAATAGGGTGAAACAG GTGAACAACGGTTTCGCAACACTGCGCCAGCACATCCCGAGCCACGTGGCCCAGGGATACGGTGACCGGGGTAAGAAACTCTCGAAGGTCGAGACCCTTCGTATGGCGGTGGAGTATATCCGGGGCCTGCAAAGGCTACTGGCCGAGGCCGACGGCCTGGACTACGACGCGGTCAATGCCAGCAGTCGGGCCAACAACGACTCCTCGATCATGATCCCGTCGCCCACCGGTAGCGTCTACTCCAGTAGTACTCACAACGGTTCCGGAGATGTCCTGTGTTTGGCTGGATCGGAGCTGGACGAGCAACAGTCGATTGCCGGTGGAGAAACAGTGGTGATGGACGACGATGTCGACGGCGAGGGTTACCTGCTGGAGGAGGAAGACGAAGACGACGAGAAGAAGGAGGGGAGGGACCCCAAACGCTTTCGGGACGACGGAGGAGCGCAGAATAG ACTCTCGGAGAACCAGAATCGAAGCTCAGCCGCACGTCGACGACGCAACTCCCCGACGACCTACTACGTATCTCGGCAGTCGACGTTCGGCGACGAGGAGAACATCGAGCCCCTCGTGAACcgcaataacaacaacaacatcaaCAACAATAATCTCCTCACGAGTTTCTCCCCTATCCTCCTTCAGTCCTCTCCAACGAACGCCAGCCTACCTCCGATAAAACGCGAAATTCGTCTAATCGACGAAGACGAGACTCAACGCTCCAACGAGGAGGACCCCACCAACGCCGTGATCCTGGCATCCTCGTCCCCGTATTCCGGCGAGATTCTGATCGAGAACCCGGAGACCGGCCGACTGATGCCCCTGAAACTAGAGGATCACGAGgccgcagcggcagcggccAGTGCCCAGCTAGTCTACGTCGCGGCCAGCGCTGAAGGTCTGCCCACCACCACGTACTACAAGCACGACTTGGTCGAAGGCTCTACGGAATTCATGGACGTGGTCAGCTGGTGGGAGCAGGAACAGGGCAGACTGGTACACCAGCTCCAGGGACATCATCACCAGGTAGTGCACCAGCACCAGCCCACGACGCACCAGCAACAGTTGACGGCTCAGCAGAGACTGACGCACGTTTGA